In [Leptolyngbya] sp. PCC 7376, a genomic segment contains:
- a CDS encoding pre-peptidase C-terminal domain-containing protein, protein MQDIAGNTLNTALDIHILSSIPQVFEDEVGGEDPRDYYRFELSENSAVTLLVSDLSQDVTLFLRNSDGSREISRSANAGTVNEQIELNLKPDSYFFYVSRTGSGEATPYRLTAQATSLGPTPIDNAGEILDKAKDLGVLNSDEISINDYIGNFAGLVRDAIDYYRFELIENSEVTLTLGGLSENVSFSLLNADISEELTRAFNPDIEDKNITRNLKAGIYYLRVNHSGVGTPYQLEASAISLGPTPVDTAGENLAKARSLGVLSETSITVDEYVGNFNSLTPDSNDHYTFKLAENSTVTLKVSGLTENASLFLYNGDRTQELNRSVNAESADELIIRNLAAGRYTIVVDRNNNVGTPYQLEASAVSLGPMPLDTAGETLSRARNLGALSENVTTVNEFVGDFNSLNSDPDDYFTFELTENSTVDLKLSGLGETASLLLYNVDQSQLLTNSSNPGTDDELIVRNLAPGTYTLRVNKGTSAGTTYKLEASAISLGPTPTDGAGESLDKARDIGVLSEDVISIEDFLGGFNGITFDVFDDYRFELTENSAVSLRAKGLDGRSFFSLRNADGSRTIEQSNPPVGTDGIIERNLKAGTYYLRLFNNTSNNPNGITYTLEASATSLGPIPTDEAGEQLDQAKNLRVLDSNSVVVNDFIGDFNGLSRDSMDYYRFELTESSQVNVKLSGLSESADILVVNRNSTKTLADSRSDQSGTDDKVLTLDLLPEVYHIYISRNASTGGTTYQLETSASPVEITEPGPFDGATDIGQLGDSIVTFSDAIDRNNFVDYYRFELAENSEVDITLSGLEASAVFSLYNQDGGQAIASSEESVDRNINRNLRSGTYYIEIRSGFFGGATSYQLEAIATSLGPIPIDAAGNTFDKAKDLGTLTETSIISEDFIGYFNGISQDFNDNYQFNLAENSTVNFTLSELSENASLELYNVDGSQLLRQSNNAGNADEVISRNLRAGNYFLKVSSNTTGTTYRLELSAISLGPLPVDGAGETFEKATDLGVLSSVGLTIEDYIGNFETLSLDADDYYRFELIENSAVNLTLSGLSSAASLYLHNADGSTVLRQSNNPGSDDEEINRNLKAGSYYVRVTGNETAYRLEASVISLGATPQDLAGEEIATARDLGVLSEAEASISDYIGNFNTLFNDSLDYYRFEISENSDVTLTLEGLSENASLDLYNADGSRVLAESRNAGSADEVITRNLTAGAYYLRVSGVGTPYELKASATSLGPIPTDSADNTFDKAKDLGIVGAEAVTLNDFIGDFSGLSLDDQDYYKFELAENSALNLKLNGLNENATLYLFNGDNSQQLAISNSGDNGDRVIERNLRAGIYSIRVVSGSIGTPYQLEVSAASLGPIPVDGAGETFDKPRELGVLGEEAIIIDDYAGSFNGLSFDTGDYYRFQLSENSSIEIDLTNLVEQAGVRLYNSDGSRVIESAIATADSNGKITQNLRAGSYFLNVARNSETGTPYQIEVKASSLGVYQDNAGNTLAAAKDIGVLEDSRTFEDFIGNFFDLIQDGIDLYKFEFKETSTLSLALNKFTAETNTSIQLLDEQGNFIESTNGNTLNAALGAGIYYFQILPGFFEGTRYAITATGAPILDLAGNTLGQARDIGNLDGSRTFTDYIGDLDRNDFYQFELESDSNVNLGISPELLGESVSIRLLDRQGNLVDSSNDTIATDLEAGSYYAQVIGGDTYYDVSFSAIPEAAGPFQIEAVTPVEGSNVGQTTITVQGSQFTSAAQVSIIDATGTEFVADTVNIQSESSLTATFNLVGLAEGAYDVKVVDEAGIATANDLFNVITGTPGKLDVFISAPSALRPWSTGEVVVTYRNSGDSDITAPLLTLNAEGANFEEDGEYSDGTVQFLAINKEGDAGVLPPGATGTYTVKFQPNPGVNNIDFTVNSLATGETVDWNAIEESSRPENIPVETWDVIFQNFTDEVGDLAGQYEKVLAENASRLSELGEYTGDVSRLLSFELQQGNSQAIFERFTEGSFGRGWNNPWDVTATANGEGDVVVANGGSLRFFERQANGSYRGDDGDAATLTQEGETLQLREEDGTVIAFLDNGKLAAITDTNGNEVVAGYSGDNLTTLTYSNGDVVRFAYNAAGKVREVTDPFGQKTTYTYDAANERLLSVTDESGTVSYTYETEGAKANAIKSITFPDGTQTLYEYDDQGRVTKESRNGGEETVTYTYDSAGKVTVTDAEGNAAQLFQNADGQVSRTVDALGRITEFRYDDAGNLTRIVAPNGDVSTFNYDSRGNLLSSTDPLGQQVSFTYDSEFNQIQTVRDQRGNRINYSYDDAGNLDGIVYAVGTSETYQYNADGEVTTSINRRGQAINYSYDERGLLTKKAFADGTEATFEYDERGNLTKAVDSDSSVTYAYDSANRLTKVTYGTGRFLEFDYDAGGRRSRMVDQDGFTTNYLYDEVGRLKQLTDEDDANVITYSYDEIGRLAREDNGNGTYTTYGYDAAGQLLSIVNYQPDGDINSRYDYTYDELGQRTSMTTLEGKTNYGYDATGQLTSVELPNGREIVYEYDAAGNRISVTDDGVRTNYATNNLNQYTTVGDAVYTYDTDGNLISKVDGDDTWTYSYDIENRLVGVTTPDGTWAHEYDALGNRIASIEGGDRTEYLLDPTSLVDVVGEYSSTNFISYTYGIGLVNQVGIDDIAKYYDSDAIGSIVGLSDSTGGYVNKYSYLPFGRTLSTTEAIANSFEYVGQFGVMHESNSISFMRARFYSFDDGRFINLDPVGINGGVNLYAYTSNNPILFTDPLGLRACISSDQRLVMQSTGAGLTAVAGAAIGAGIGGLVGAGIGFAINPALSPIGGGLGIGIGGIIGGGVGSGVGSAVFEKIGQAVDTYNQGCDDHDPTPPENSNPTTPSDLSDPGTPFGPNNPNTPFGPNNPNTPFGPNNPNTPFGPNNPNTPFGPNNPNTPPGSDNFNPNNPNSPFNPNNPNSPFNPNNPNSPFNPNNPNSPFNPSGESSTSVRRSSDPNDILGPAGFGPLNYITPDQTLPYTIRFENQASATAPAVFVTITQTLDADLDLSTFELGDFGFGDIYIDVPEGFQNYSQRLDLRDTLGDYVDFEASLNKETGEVLWTLTTIDDETGNIPDAVDAGFLPPNNETRDGEGFVSYRINAKPDLPTGTRLDAEASIVFDTNEAIETPPIFNTLDVGTPSSQVTAFSGTVFPIFDVSWSGTDDGSGIAHYDIYVSVDDGDYELWLDDTTDTTATYTGEAGRTYRFYSVAKDNVGYTEDAPITADATTTPIDIPEVDPLTGMTTEVYRFYRKDAGSHLYTSDPNEIAVFRANPGIFTEEAGPATNGAIFLAGNAPSDRLKAVRRFYNKQTNGHFFTSDTNEIAAVQANQVAAGFFRDEGIAFYALEDSIPDLATDVYRFSNIDTGAHFFTNSIIERDIVIANQVAEGFFRFEGVGWEAIA, encoded by the coding sequence ATGCAAGATATTGCTGGTAATACGCTTAATACAGCTTTAGATATTCATATCCTAAGTTCTATTCCACAAGTTTTTGAAGATGAGGTAGGAGGCGAAGATCCCAGAGATTACTATCGTTTCGAGCTATCTGAAAATAGTGCTGTCACCCTTTTAGTGAGCGATCTAAGTCAGGATGTAACGCTTTTTCTTCGGAATAGTGACGGTAGTAGAGAAATCAGTCGTTCTGCCAATGCGGGTACGGTTAACGAGCAGATTGAATTAAACCTCAAACCAGATAGTTACTTTTTTTATGTGAGCCGTACAGGAAGTGGAGAAGCTACGCCTTACCGGTTAACAGCCCAGGCAACTTCTCTCGGCCCAACACCAATAGATAACGCTGGTGAAATTTTAGACAAGGCAAAAGATTTAGGTGTTCTAAATAGTGATGAAATTTCTATTAATGATTACATCGGTAATTTCGCAGGTCTTGTCAGAGACGCAATTGATTACTACAGGTTTGAACTAATTGAAAATAGCGAAGTTACTCTCACTCTAGGTGGATTAAGTGAAAACGTTTCATTCTCTTTGCTTAATGCCGATATCAGTGAAGAACTAACTCGTGCATTTAATCCAGATATCGAAGATAAAAATATTACTCGCAATCTTAAAGCAGGCATCTACTACCTACGCGTGAATCATAGCGGAGTTGGTACGCCTTATCAGTTAGAGGCTTCAGCAATATCTCTAGGGCCAACCCCAGTTGATACAGCGGGTGAAAACTTAGCAAAAGCCAGATCCTTAGGCGTTCTTAGTGAAACTAGCATCACTGTTGATGAGTATGTAGGAAATTTCAATAGCTTGACGCCCGACTCCAACGATCATTACACGTTTAAGCTGGCAGAAAATAGTACCGTTACGCTGAAGGTTAGCGGACTCACTGAAAATGCTTCACTGTTTTTGTACAACGGCGATCGCACTCAAGAACTCAACCGTTCAGTTAATGCTGAAAGTGCTGATGAACTGATCATTCGCAATCTAGCAGCAGGCCGCTATACGATTGTTGTTGACAGGAATAATAATGTTGGAACCCCTTACCAACTGGAAGCTTCTGCCGTCTCCCTAGGGCCAATGCCCCTTGATACAGCAGGTGAGACACTTTCAAGAGCTAGAAATTTGGGTGCTCTCAGCGAAAATGTCACTACCGTTAATGAGTTCGTAGGTGATTTTAATAGCCTCAACTCTGATCCTGATGATTATTTTACTTTTGAGCTAACTGAGAACAGTACCGTTGACCTTAAGCTAAGCGGACTCGGTGAAACGGCTTCGTTACTTCTCTACAATGTTGATCAATCTCAGCTACTGACTAATTCCTCAAATCCGGGGACTGATGATGAGCTAATTGTACGAAATCTCGCACCGGGCACTTATACGCTGAGAGTGAATAAAGGAACCAGTGCGGGGACGACTTATAAGTTAGAAGCTTCTGCCATTTCACTTGGCCCAACACCTACAGATGGTGCTGGCGAATCACTTGATAAAGCTCGCGATATAGGTGTGCTGAGCGAAGATGTCATTTCTATTGAAGACTTTTTGGGAGGATTCAATGGAATTACTTTTGATGTATTTGACGATTATCGATTCGAGCTGACTGAAAACAGCGCAGTAAGTCTCAGGGCAAAAGGACTCGATGGACGATCTTTTTTCTCTTTGAGAAATGCAGATGGAAGTAGAACTATTGAGCAGTCCAATCCTCCTGTTGGCACTGATGGCATTATTGAACGTAATTTGAAGGCTGGCACTTATTATCTTCGTCTCTTTAACAATACTTCCAATAATCCTAATGGCATTACATACACTTTAGAAGCATCGGCGACTTCTTTAGGGCCTATCCCCACGGATGAAGCAGGCGAGCAATTAGATCAAGCCAAGAATCTGAGGGTGCTGGACAGCAACAGTGTTGTTGTCAATGATTTTATTGGTGATTTCAATGGCCTTAGTCGCGACTCTATGGACTATTATCGGTTTGAGCTGACCGAAAGCAGCCAAGTAAACGTTAAGCTCAGTGGGCTTAGTGAATCGGCGGATATCCTAGTTGTTAATCGGAACTCTACGAAAACGCTTGCAGACTCAAGATCAGATCAGTCAGGAACTGACGATAAAGTTCTCACATTAGACCTATTACCTGAGGTTTATCACATCTATATCAGTCGGAATGCCAGTACTGGTGGGACGACTTATCAGTTAGAAACGTCTGCTAGTCCAGTAGAAATAACTGAACCTGGACCATTTGATGGAGCAACTGATATTGGTCAGTTAGGTGACTCTATAGTTACATTCAGTGATGCTATTGACCGTAACAACTTTGTTGATTACTACCGATTTGAATTAGCGGAGAACAGCGAAGTCGATATAACGCTTAGCGGTCTAGAAGCAAGTGCTGTGTTCTCTCTCTACAATCAAGATGGTGGTCAGGCAATAGCAAGTTCAGAAGAATCGGTTGACCGGAATATTAACCGTAACCTGAGATCAGGAACTTACTATATCGAAATTCGTAGTGGTTTCTTTGGTGGCGCCACAAGCTATCAATTAGAGGCGATCGCCACTTCCCTTGGCCCAATCCCCATTGATGCGGCTGGCAACACGTTCGATAAAGCCAAAGACTTAGGCACTCTCACAGAAACCAGCATCATTTCAGAGGATTTCATTGGTTACTTTAACGGTATCAGCCAAGACTTCAACGACAATTACCAGTTCAACCTAGCTGAAAATAGTACAGTCAACTTTACATTAAGCGAGCTAAGCGAAAATGCTTCGCTTGAGCTTTATAACGTTGATGGTAGTCAGTTATTACGCCAATCCAATAATGCAGGGAATGCAGACGAAGTCATTAGCCGCAACCTAAGAGCCGGCAATTATTTTCTCAAGGTCAGCAGTAATACGACTGGCACTACCTATCGATTGGAGTTATCGGCGATATCACTAGGGCCTCTCCCTGTTGATGGGGCGGGAGAAACGTTTGAGAAAGCTACTGACTTAGGTGTACTGAGTTCAGTAGGTTTAACGATTGAGGACTATATCGGGAATTTTGAGACGCTTAGTCTTGATGCCGATGATTATTATCGGTTTGAACTTATTGAAAATAGTGCAGTTAATCTAACCCTGAGTGGGCTTAGCAGTGCAGCTTCTCTCTATCTACATAACGCAGATGGCAGTACTGTCTTAAGGCAATCAAACAATCCAGGTAGCGATGACGAAGAAATTAACCGGAACCTAAAGGCTGGCAGCTACTATGTACGTGTTACAGGTAATGAAACGGCTTATCGGCTAGAGGCATCAGTCATCTCTTTAGGAGCAACTCCGCAGGATTTGGCAGGTGAGGAAATAGCGACCGCTAGAGACTTAGGTGTTCTCAGTGAAGCAGAAGCTTCCATTTCAGACTACATTGGCAATTTTAATACCCTTTTCAACGATTCTTTAGACTATTATCGGTTTGAGATTTCTGAAAATAGTGATGTCACACTAACGCTTGAGGGACTCAGTGAAAATGCCTCCCTTGATCTTTACAACGCTGATGGTAGCCGAGTACTGGCTGAGTCAAGAAATGCAGGTAGTGCAGATGAAGTTATTACCCGAAACCTGACAGCAGGAGCCTATTATTTACGAGTCTCGGGTGTGGGTACACCTTATGAACTCAAAGCATCTGCCACATCTCTCGGCCCTATTCCTACAGACAGTGCGGATAATACTTTTGATAAAGCCAAAGATTTAGGCATTGTTGGTGCAGAGGCTGTGACGCTCAATGACTTCATTGGCGACTTCAGTGGCCTCAGCTTAGACGACCAAGATTATTACAAGTTTGAGTTGGCTGAAAACAGTGCCTTGAACCTAAAGCTAAATGGGCTGAATGAAAATGCTACTCTCTATCTGTTCAATGGAGATAATAGCCAACAGCTGGCTATCTCGAATAGCGGAGACAATGGAGATCGAGTTATTGAGCGTAACTTAAGAGCTGGAATTTATTCCATTAGAGTTGTTAGCGGGAGTATTGGTACGCCCTATCAGTTAGAGGTTTCTGCGGCATCTTTAGGTCCTATTCCTGTTGATGGTGCAGGTGAAACCTTCGATAAGCCCAGAGAATTGGGTGTGTTAGGCGAAGAGGCAATCATCATTGATGACTATGCCGGAAGTTTTAACGGCTTGAGTTTTGATACTGGTGACTACTACAGGTTTCAACTTTCAGAAAACAGCAGTATCGAAATTGATCTAACGAATCTAGTTGAGCAAGCAGGTGTAAGACTCTACAACAGCGATGGAAGCCGAGTAATTGAATCAGCAATTGCAACAGCTGATAGCAATGGCAAAATTACTCAGAATTTGAGAGCAGGAAGTTACTTCCTCAATGTTGCGAGAAATAGTGAGACAGGCACACCCTATCAAATTGAGGTTAAGGCAAGCTCCTTGGGAGTTTATCAAGACAACGCTGGCAATACCTTAGCCGCAGCCAAAGACATTGGAGTTCTAGAGGATTCACGAACCTTTGAAGACTTCATTGGTAACTTTTTCGATCTCATTCAAGACGGTATCGATCTTTACAAGTTTGAATTTAAGGAAACCAGCACCCTCAGTTTGGCTTTAAACAAATTCACTGCTGAGACAAATACCTCTATCCAATTGCTAGATGAGCAAGGTAACTTCATTGAAAGCACAAATGGTAATACATTAAATGCGGCTCTGGGTGCAGGCATTTACTATTTCCAAATCCTACCCGGTTTTTTCGAAGGCACCCGCTATGCCATTACTGCTACGGGCGCACCCATACTAGATTTGGCAGGTAATACGCTCGGGCAGGCCAGAGATATTGGAAATCTTGATGGATCTCGCACCTTTACTGACTACATCGGTGATTTGGATCGGAATGACTTCTATCAGTTCGAGCTGGAATCTGACAGTAATGTGAATCTAGGCATTTCCCCTGAACTATTGGGAGAATCAGTCTCAATTAGATTGTTGGATCGCCAAGGCAATTTAGTCGACTCATCTAACGATACTATTGCCACGGATCTAGAGGCAGGCAGCTACTACGCTCAAGTGATTGGTGGCGATACCTATTACGATGTTTCATTTTCTGCTATTCCAGAAGCCGCAGGGCCATTCCAAATTGAGGCAGTAACTCCTGTAGAAGGCAGTAACGTAGGCCAGACCACCATCACTGTTCAGGGCAGTCAATTCACCTCGGCAGCACAGGTCAGCATTATCGATGCGACGGGCACAGAGTTTGTCGCTGACACAGTAAATATACAGAGTGAATCTTCTCTGACGGCAACTTTTAATCTGGTAGGGCTAGCCGAAGGTGCTTATGACGTAAAAGTCGTAGATGAGGCGGGTATAGCCACTGCGAATGATCTGTTTAATGTCATCACAGGTACGCCCGGTAAGCTAGATGTGTTTATCAGTGCGCCGAGTGCTTTGCGTCCCTGGAGTACAGGAGAAGTTGTTGTCACCTATCGCAACAGCGGTGACTCTGATATTACTGCGCCACTGCTGACGCTAAATGCGGAAGGGGCAAACTTTGAAGAAGATGGCGAGTATAGCGATGGGACAGTGCAGTTCCTGGCCATTAATAAAGAGGGCGATGCAGGTGTATTGCCGCCAGGAGCTACGGGTACATACACGGTAAAGTTTCAGCCTAATCCTGGAGTGAATAATATTGACTTTACGGTTAATTCGCTGGCTACGGGTGAAACAGTAGATTGGAATGCGATTGAAGAGAGTTCTCGCCCTGAGAATATTCCGGTGGAGACTTGGGATGTTATTTTCCAGAACTTTACGGATGAAGTGGGTGATTTGGCGGGTCAGTATGAAAAGGTGCTGGCGGAGAATGCGTCGCGCCTCAGTGAGCTGGGTGAGTATACCGGAGATGTGTCACGGTTGCTCTCGTTTGAGTTGCAGCAGGGTAATAGTCAGGCAATCTTTGAGCGATTTACAGAAGGCTCTTTTGGTCGGGGTTGGAACAATCCTTGGGATGTGACGGCGACGGCGAATGGTGAGGGCGATGTGGTAGTTGCCAATGGCGGCAGCTTACGCTTTTTTGAGCGGCAGGCGAATGGCAGCTATCGCGGGGATGATGGCGATGCGGCGACGCTGACTCAGGAAGGAGAGACGCTTCAACTACGTGAGGAAGATGGCACGGTTATTGCCTTTTTGGACAATGGCAAGCTGGCGGCAATTACCGATACCAATGGGAATGAGGTGGTTGCAGGTTACAGCGGCGATAACCTGACAACGCTCACCTACAGCAATGGTGATGTGGTGCGCTTTGCCTACAACGCAGCCGGGAAGGTGCGCGAGGTGACTGACCCCTTCGGGCAGAAGACGACGTATACCTACGACGCGGCGAATGAGCGGCTGCTGAGCGTGACTGACGAGAGCGGCACGGTGAGCTATACCTACGAAACAGAAGGGGCGAAGGCGAACGCGATTAAGTCGATTACCTTCCCGGATGGCACCCAGACGCTGTATGAGTATGACGACCAGGGCCGGGTGACAAAGGAGAGTCGCAACGGTGGCGAGGAAACGGTGACCTATACCTACGATTCGGCAGGTAAGGTGACAGTGACCGACGCGGAGGGCAATGCTGCGCAGCTCTTCCAGAATGCGGATGGGCAGGTGAGTCGCACGGTAGATGCGCTGGGGAGAATAACAGAATTTCGCTATGACGATGCTGGGAACTTGACTCGGATTGTGGCTCCGAATGGCGATGTTTCTACCTTTAACTACGACAGCCGTGGCAATTTGCTTAGCTCTACCGATCCGCTGGGGCAGCAGGTGTCGTTTACCTACGACAGTGAGTTTAATCAGATTCAAACCGTGCGCGATCAACGCGGGAATAGAATTAACTACAGCTATGACGATGCGGGCAATCTGGATGGGATTGTGTATGCGGTTGGCACTAGTGAAACCTATCAGTACAACGCGGATGGAGAAGTCACGACTTCGATTAATCGGCGTGGGCAGGCAATTAACTACAGCTACGATGAGCGCGGTTTGCTGACGAAGAAAGCGTTTGCTGATGGCACGGAAGCGACTTTTGAATATGATGAGCGCGGCAATCTGACGAAGGCAGTAGATTCGGATAGTAGCGTCACCTATGCCTACGACAGTGCGAATCGGTTGACGAAAGTGACCTATGGTACTGGACGCTTTCTGGAGTTTGACTACGATGCGGGCGGTCGCCGGAGCCGCATGGTGGATCAAGATGGCTTTACGACGAACTATCTGTATGACGAGGTGGGTCGGCTGAAGCAGTTGACCGATGAAGATGATGCGAATGTTATTACCTACAGCTATGACGAGATAGGTCGATTAGCGCGAGAAGATAATGGCAATGGCACATATACAACGTATGGCTATGACGCGGCGGGGCAGTTGCTGAGCATTGTTAACTATCAGCCGGATGGGGATATTAATTCTCGCTATGACTATACCTATGATGAGCTAGGTCAGCGGACAAGCATGACCACACTAGAGGGTAAGACTAACTATGGCTATGATGCGACGGGTCAGCTCACTTCTGTTGAATTGCCCAATGGAAGAGAGATTGTTTATGAGTATGATGCAGCGGGTAATCGGATTTCTGTGACGGATGATGGTGTGAGAACAAATTACGCCACGAATAATCTGAATCAATATACGACTGTTGGTGATGCTGTTTATACCTATGACACTGATGGCAATCTGATCTCTAAGGTTGATGGTGATGATACTTGGACGTATTCATACGATATTGAGAATCGGTTAGTTGGAGTGACGACGCCTGATGGGACTTGGGCGCATGAGTATGATGCTTTGGGAAATCGAATTGCGAGTATTGAAGGGGGCGATCGCACAGAATATCTGCTAGATCCTACGAGTTTAGTAGATGTAGTAGGAGAGTATAGTAGTACTAATTTTATCTCTTACACATACGGCATAGGGTTAGTGAATCAGGTCGGTATTGATGATATCGCCAAATACTATGACTCAGATGCGATTGGGTCTATCGTTGGATTGAGCGATTCAACTGGAGGATATGTCAACAAATATAGTTATCTACCGTTTGGGAGGACACTCAGTACAACAGAAGCTATTGCTAACTCTTTTGAATACGTAGGTCAATTTGGAGTGATGCATGAAAGCAATAGCATCAGCTTCATGAGAGCACGATTTTACAGTTTTGATGATGGGCGATTTATCAATCTTGACCCGGTTGGAATAAATGGCGGGGTCAATCTATATGCGTATACTAGCAACAATCCAATTCTATTTACGGATCCCCTAGGATTGCGGGCTTGTATCTCTTCAGACCAGAGACTTGTGATGCAATCGACTGGTGCGGGTCTCACTGCCGTAGCAGGTGCTGCAATTGGTGCTGGTATTGGTGGTTTAGTTGGTGCTGGTATTGGTTTTGCTATAAATCCTGCTCTGAGTCCGATTGGTGGGGGACTTGGAATAGGAATAGGTGGAATAATAGGTGGTGGTGTTGGTTCTGGTGTTGGTTCCGCAGTATTTGAGAAGATTGGACAAGCTGTTGATACCTACAATCAAGGCTGTGATGACCACGATCCAACACCTCCAGAAAACTCTAATCCAACAACCCCATCAGATTTGTCAGATCCCGGCACACCTTTTGGCCCTAACAACCCCAACACACCTTTTGGCCCTAACAACCCCAACACACCTTTTGGCCCTAACAACCCCAACACACCTTTTGGCCCTAACAACCCCAACACACCTTTTGGCCCTAACAACCCCAACACACCTCCTGGGTCTGATAATTTTAATCCCAATAATCCTAATAGCCCTTTCAATCCCAATAATCCTAATAGCCCTTTCAATCCCAATAATCCTAATAGCCCTTTCAATCCCAATAATCCTAATAGCCCTTTCAATCCGAGTGGTGAATCTAGTACTTCAGTTCGCCGATCCTCTGATCCCAACGATATCCTCGGCCCCGCTGGATTCGGCCCCCTCAACTACATCACCCCCGATCAAACCCTCCCCTACACCATCCGTTTCGAAAACCAAGCCAGCGCCACCGCGCCCGCCGTCTTCGTCACCATCACCCAAACCCTTGATGCTGACCTTGACCTTTCCACCTTTGAACTCGGCGACTTCGGCTTCGGCGACATCTACATCGACGTTCCCGAAGGCTTCCAAAACTACAGTCAACGCCTAGATCTCCGGGATACCCTCGGCGACTACGTAGACTTTGAAGCCAGCCTTAACAAAGAAACGGGTGAAGTCCTCTGGACACTCACCACCATCGACGACGAAACCGGAAACATCCCCGACGCTGTTGATGCTGGCTTCCTTCCACCCAACAACGAAACCCGCGACGGCGAGGGCTTCGTCAGCTACCGCATCAACGCCAAACCTGACCTGCCCACTGGCACCCGCCTAGACGCCGAAGCCAGCATCGTCTTCGACACCAACGAAGCGATCGAAACACCCCCCATCTTCAACACCCTAGATGTGGGCACCCCCAGCAGCCAAGTCACCGCCTTCTCCGGCACCGTCTTCCCCATCTTTGACGTTTCCTGGAGCGGCACCGACGACGGCAGTGGCATCGCCCACTACGACATTTATGTTTCTGTCGATGACGGCGATTACGAACTGTGGTTAGACGATACCACCGACACCACAGCCACCTACACAGGGGAAGCCGGACGCACCTATCGCTTCTATAGTGTGGCTAAAGACAACGTTGGCTACACCGAAGACGCGCCGATAACAGCAGATGCAACCACTACGCCAATTGACATCCCTGAAGTTGATCCTCTAACTGGGATGACGACAGAGGTTTATCGTTTTTATCGTAAAGATGCTGGGTCTCATTTATATACATCAGATCCTAATGAGATTGCTGTCTTCCGAGCTAATCCAGGAATTTTCACGGAAGAAGCAGGACCAGCTACTAATGGTGCAATATTTTTAGCGGGCAATGCTCCCAGTGATAGATTAAAAGCTGTTCGTCGTTTTTATAACAAGCAAACAAATGGGCATTTCTTTACCTCTGATACCAATGAAATTGCGGCGGTCCAAGCTAATCAAGTAGCCGCAGGTTTCTTCCGAGATGAAGGTATAGCTTTTTACGCTTTAGAGGACTCTATTCCAGACTTAGCAACGGATGTTTATAGATTCTCTAACATCGATACAGGCGCTCATTTCTTCACCAACTCCATTATCGAAAGAGATATTGTTATCGCGAATCAAGTGGCGGAAGGATTCTTCCGATTTGAAGGCGTCGGTTGGGAGGCGATCGCTTAG
- a CDS encoding IS5 family transposase (programmed frameshift): protein MPTYEQLQHLSPEQFRRACGVKLQTFNRLVEVLAEAKAKQKPGRPSVLSLENQLLLTLEYPREYRTYFPIAQSWGIHESTVCRMVQKTENTLIKETDCHLPGMKQLHGSEELSLTVVVMDATEQAIEKPKKTQRLYYSGKKKHHSLKAQIVIAWQWAQIICCDCEKGSTHDFKLLKKSRVHFQQGQLCLADAGYQGLHKRHQRSHTPHKKPKGGELTAEQKQENQLLAAQRIIIEMVFRMLKRFRLLSSRYRNRRRRWGLRLNLIAGLYNFELL from the exons ATGCCAACTTACGAACAGCTCCAACATTTATCTCCAGAACAATTCAGGAGAGCCTGTGGAGTTAAGCTTCAGACCTTCAATCGTCTGGTAGAAGTCCTAGCAGAAGCTAAAGCAAAGCAAAAACCCGGTCGTCCCAGTGTTTTATCCCTGGAAAATCAGTTACTCCTCACCTTGGAATATCCGAGGGAATATCGCACTTATTTTCCTATCGCTCAATCATGGGGCATTCATGAATCAACAGTTTGTCGCATGGTGCAAAAAACAGAGAACACACTCATCAAAGAAACCGATTGCCACTTACCCGGCATGAAACAGCTCCATGGTTCAGAAGAGTTATCTCTAACAGTAGTGGTGATGGATGCCACAGAACAGGCGATTGAAAAGCCCAAAAAAAC ACAACGTCTTTACTACTCAGGGAAAAAGAAACATCATTCCCTTAAAGCTCAAATAGTTATTGCTTGGCAGTGGGCACAGATTATCTGTTGTGACTGTGAGAAAGGTAGCACCCATGACTTCAAACTACTCAAAAAGAGTAGAGTGCATTTTCAGCAGGGACAACTCTGCCTTGCCGACGCCGGATATCAAGGTCTACACAAGCGGCATCAGCGGAGTCACACTCCTCACAAGAAGCCTAAAGGAGGAGAGTTGACTGCGGAACAGAAACAGGAGAATCAGCTCTTAGCAGCTCAAAGAATCATCATTGAGATGGTATTCAGAATGCTCAAAAGATTCCGCCTCTTATCCAGTCGATATCGTAACCGCCGTCGGAGATGGGGATTAAGACTCAATCTCATTGCTGGTCTTTACAATTTTGAATTGCTATAA